From a single Vitis vinifera cultivar Pinot Noir 40024 chromosome 18, ASM3070453v1 genomic region:
- the LOC104877470 gene encoding uncharacterized protein LOC104877470 produces the protein MENLSHHSNSSSSSSSSEDEDTKLEVTRVLKKRLVVLLLKLLSGSSIDKERVSTSSFTGSFFIQELLNGSSSTCYELMRMEKHGFISLCHMFREKGWLVDSKHLNVEEKMAMFLMTISHNLRNRLIKNRFQHSSQTIHKYFHEVLVAMVNFSKEMITPPSFNDSSNGISNRRLRQIFKDAIGAIDGTLIHACIPTNQQVPYRGRGRGECFQNVMAVCDFDMIFRFVVVGWEGATHDSRVLTKTIQKYYLVDAAYTHTRGFMAPYHNVRYWLSDFRSGGKAVGKEEIFNQCHARLRNVIERAFGVVKTV, from the exons ATGGAGAATCTTTCACATCACTCAAATAGTTCAAGTTCATCATCATCAAGTGAAGATGAAGACACAAAGTTAGAAGTGacaagagttttaaaaaaaagattggtTGTGTTGTTGCTCAAATTATTAAGTGGCTCATCCATTGATAAGGAACGAGTCTCTACTTCATCATTTACAGGTTCATTTTTCATTCAAGAGCTTTTAAATGGTTCATCTAGCACATGTTATGAACTAATGCGGATGGAAAAACATGGATTTATTTCTCTATGTCACATGTTTCGAGAAAAAGGATGGCTTGTTGACAGTAAACATTTGAATGTTGAAGAGAAAATGGCCATGTTTCTTATGACTATTAGTCATAATCTTCGGAATCGATTGATTAAGAATAGATTCCAACACTCAAGTCAAACAATTCACAAATACTTCCATGAGGTTTTAGTGGCCATGGTGAATTTCTCAAAAGAGATGATTACTCCTCCATCATTCAATGATAGTTCAAATGGTATCTCCAATCGTCGGCTAAGACAAATTTTTaag GATGCTATTGGTGCAATTGATGGAACTCTTATTCATGCATGTATTCCCACTAATCAACAAGTACCTTATCGAGGTCGTGGGAGAGgagaatgttttcaaaatgttATGGCAGTTTGTGATTTTGACATGATATTTAGGTTTGTTGTTGTTGGATGGGAAGGAGCAACTCATGATTCAAGAGTCTTGACAAAAACTATCC aaaaatattatttagtagATGCAGCATACACACACACTCGAGGTTTTATGGCACCATATCATAATGTGCGTTATTGGTTGAGTGATTTTCGTAGTGGTGGTAAAGCTGTAGGAAAAGAGGAGATATTCAACCAATGTCATGCAAGATTGAGAAATGTCATTGAACGTGCTTTTGGTGTTGTTAAG ACTGTTTAA
- the LOC100263666 gene encoding pentatricopeptide repeat-containing protein At1g71420, translating into MLGLFGDVFSGFFRGFSTTGVSLNSEAINLLHHIRLLCSRGHLQEALKLFYSITPPPPLVHSHHTYAALFQACARRSSLPEGQALHRHMFLHNPNSDFNLFLTNHVVNMYAKCGSLDYAHQMFDEMPEKNIVSWTALVSGYAQHGRSNECFRVFRGMLIWHQPTEFAFASVISACGGDDNCGRQVHALALKTSFDSCVYVGNALIMMYCKSCGGADEAWNVYEAMGFRNLVSWNSMIAGFQVCGCGNRALELFSQMHVGGIRFDRATLVSIFSCLCGMGDGLECCFQLQCLTIKTGFILKIEVATALVKAYSSLGGEVSDCYRIFLELDGRQDVVSWTGIIAAFAERDPKKALVIFRQFLRECLAPDRHMFSIVLKACAGLATERHALTVQSHVLKVGFEDDIVLANALIHACARCGSVALSKQVFDKMGSRDTVSWNSMLKAYAMHGQGKEALLLFSQMDAQPDGATFVALLSACSHAGMAEEGAKIFETMSNNHGIVPQLDHYACMVDILGRAGQISEAKELIDKMPMEPDSVVWSALLGSCRKHGETKLAKLAAVKLKELDPNNSLGYVLMSNIFCTDGRFNEARLIRREMEGKIVRKEPGLSWIEVGNQVHEFASGGQQHPEKEAICARLEELVRRLKDLGYVPQISLALHDIEDEHKEEQLYYHSEKLALAFALMNVGSICCSGNTIKIMKNIRICVDCHNFMKLASELVDMEIVVRDSNRFHHFKAKVCSCNDYW; encoded by the coding sequence ATGTTGGGGCTATTCGGGGATGTTTTTTCTGGTTTCTTCCGAGGCTTCAGCACGACCGGCGTCTCCCTAAATTCTGAAGCCATCAATCTTCTCCACCACATTCGCCTTCTCTGCTCTCGCGGCCACCTCCAAGAAGCTCTCAAACTCTTCTACTCCATCACCCCACCACCTCCACTCGTCCATTCCCACCACACCTACGCCGCTCTCTTCCAGGCGTGCGCCCGCCGCAGTTCTCTCCCCGAAGGCCAAGCTCTCCACCGCCACATGTTTTTACACAACCCCAACTCTGATTTCAACCTCTTTCTGACCAATCATGTTGTCAACATGTATGCTAAATGTGGGTCATTGGATTATGCCCACCAaatgtttgatgaaatgccGGAAAAGAATATTGTTTCCTGGACTGCTCTCGTTTCTGGGTATGCCCAGCATGGTCGGTCTAATGAGTGTTTTAGGGTCTTTAGGGGCATGTTAATTTGGCACCAGCCAACGGAGTTTGCATTTGCCAGCGTGATTAGCGCTTGTGGTGGGGACGACAATTGTGGACGGCAAGTACACGCGCTTGCATTGAAGACTTCTTTTGATTCTTGTGTTTATGTCGGGAATGCTCTTATTATGATGTATTGCAAGAGTTGTGGTGGCGCGGATGAGGCTTGGAATGTGTATGAGGCCATGGGGTTTCGCAATTTGGTTTCTTGGAATTCTATGATTGCAGGGTTTCAGGTCTGTGGATGTGGAAATCGCGCACTTGAGCTCTTCTCACAGATGCACGTTGGTGGAATTCGGTTTGATCGTGCCACACTGGTCAGCATTTTTTCTTGCTTGTGTGGAATGGGTGATGGTCTTGAATGTTGTTTTCAATTGCAGTGTCTTACTATAAAAACTGGGTTTATCTTAAAAATTGAAGTGGCCACTGCCTTGGTCAAGGCTTATTCTAGTCTAGGAGGAGAGGTCAGTGATTGTTATAGGATCTTCTTGGAATTGGATGGCCGTCAAGATGTTGTTTCTTGGACTGGGATCATAGCAGCGTTTGCAGAACGGGACCCAAAAAAAGCACTCGTCATCTTTCGGCAGTTTCTTCGAGAGTGTTTGGCTCCAGATCGTCATATGTTTTCCATTGTCTTGAAAGCTTGTGCTGGTCTTGCAACTGAGCGGCATGCATTGACTGTCCAGTCACATGTTCTAAAAGTTGGATTTGAGGATGACATTGTGCTTGCAAATGCCTTGATTCATGCCTGTGCTAGGTGTGGCTCTGTTGCATTGTCAAAGCAAGTTTTTGACAAAATGGGATCCCGTGATACAGTTTCTTGGAATTCAATGTTGAAGGCATATGCTATGCATGGGCAAGGTAAGGAGGCATTGCTGCTCTTTTCACAAATGGATGCTCAACCTGATGGCGCCACCTTTGTTGCCCTCCTCTCAGCTTGTAGTCATGCTGGAATGGCGGAAGAAGGAGCTAAAATATTTGAGACAATGTCTAACAATCATGGTATTGTTCCTCAACTTGATCATTACGCCTGCATGGTTGATATTCTTGGTCGAGCTGGTCAAATTTCTGAGGCAAAGGAGCTTATAGACAAAATGCCAATGGAGCCTGATTCAGTGGTCTGGAGTGCCTTGCTTGGAAGTTGTAGGAAACATGGTGAAACCAAGTTAGCCAAGTTAGCTGCAGTGAAACTAAAAGAGTTGGATCCCAACAATTCATTAGGATACGTAttgatgtcaaacatattttgtaCAGATGGTCGTTTTAATGAAGCAAGATTAATAAGAAGGGAGATGGAAGGGAAGATAGTGAGAAAGGAACCAGGTTTGAGTTGGATTGAGGTTGGAAATCAGGTACATGAGTTTGCCTCTGGAGGCCAACAACATCCAGAAAAAGAGGCCATATGTGCCAGGCTTGAAGAGCTAGTTAGGCGATTGAAGGATTTGGGTTACGTGCCTCAAATAAGTTTGGCCTTGCATGACATAGAAGATGAACATAAAGAGGAGCAACTGTATTACCACAGTGAGAAGCTGGCTTTGGCTTTCGCTTTGATGAATGTAGGTAGTATATGTTGCAGTGGGAACACTATTAAGATTATGAAGAATATCCGAATTTGTGTAGATTGCCATAACTTTATGAAGTTGGCATCCGAACTTGTTGACATGGAGATTGTTGTGAGAGATTCAAACCGTTTTCACCATTTTAAAGCGAAGGTGTGCTCTTGCAATGATTATTGGTGA